One genomic segment of Rhinolophus sinicus isolate RSC01 linkage group LG11, ASM3656204v1, whole genome shotgun sequence includes these proteins:
- the ZSCAN22 gene encoding LOW QUALITY PROTEIN: zinc finger and SCAN domain-containing protein 22 (The sequence of the model RefSeq protein was modified relative to this genomic sequence to represent the inferred CDS: inserted 1 base in 1 codon): protein MFAVSQTCTGHLSLIALGNLTAILLRPRSKALAGSVSLECSSSMAIPLSLVPWEQDGFLRVKVKDEEASLSQVQECSPGNAAHFETACLRFRGFCYPXAAGPHEALAQLHELCRQWLRPEVCSKEQMLELLVLEQFLDALPPEIQAWVGAQCPQSGEEAAVLVAELTQTPDRRGWEPGAELSETICKQSDSEESDGATETQRQLREARRTLRGGRDKVHHPSVRFQEQFRASQGRPVAQPGCESGALEDNPTVWPDFTSQELTPSEENSGVPAGDELELPCSPSGRAPTNLRELWGHSPERMGLGGTPKELPSEDALHLQLVRESLRPQHAPGAAPGRAHPGKAPCV, encoded by the exons ACCCAGATCCAAGGCTCTAGCCGGCTCCGTCTCACTGGAGTGCTCCTCCTCAATGGCCATTCCCCTGAGCCTGGTGCCCTGGGAACAGGATGGCTTCCTACGTGTGAAGGTGAAGGATGAGGAGGCCAGCCTCTCCCAGGTCCAGGAATGTAGCCCTGGCAACGCGGCCCACTTCGAGACTGCATGCCTGCGCTTCCGGGGGTTCTGCTATC GGGCAGCAGGTCCCCACGAGGCTCTGGCCCAACTGCACGAGCTGTGCCGCCAGTGGCTGCGGCCCGAGGTGTGCTCCAAAGAGCAGATGCTGGAACTGCTGGTGCTGGAACAGTTCCTGGACGCACTGCCCCCGGAGATCCAGGCCTGGGTGGGCGCCCAGTGCCCCCAAAGTGGTGAGGAAGCTGCTGTGCTGGTGGCAGAGCTCACCCAGACACCAGACAGGAGAG GATGGGAGCCAGGAGCTGAACTCTCAGAGACAATCTGCAAGCAGAGTGATTCAGAAGAGTCAGATGGGGCGACTGAAACCCAAAGGCAGCTCAGAGAGGCACGCAGGACTCTCAGGGGAGGTCGGGACAAAGTCCATCACCCAAGCGTCAGATTCCAAGAACAGTTCAGGGCCTCACAGGGACGCCCCGTGGCCCAGCCGGGCTGTGAGTCTGGCGCCTTGGAAGACAACCCCACCGTGTGGCCAGACTTCACTTCGCAAGAGTTGACCCCTTCTGAGGAGAACTCGGGTGTGCCGGCCGGTGATGAGCTGGAGCTTCCATGCTCGCCCTCAGGGAGGGCACCCACCAACTTGCGGGAACTGTGGGGACACAGTCCGGAGCGCATGGGCCTGGGAGGCACCCCGAAAGAGCTACCCTCGGAAGATGCCCTACACCTGCAGCTAGTGCGGGAAAGCCTTAGGCCGCAGCACGCACCTGGCGCAGCACCAGGTCGTGCACACCCGGGCAAAGCCCCATGCGTGTAA
- the A1BG gene encoding alpha-1B-glycoprotein isoform X4, translating into MYGRPQRAPKMEDGTRRQGKEVASKAGRRGSCLQKEAMLPWFRTQLQCCSRLPRTNSGKRSVSSAALAVSLRPYHPDIHPAGLRLTTMSMQMAFLLLWGFSLSPAPQAAVVIETQPILWAEAESLLEPWANVTLTCRARLGTTDFQLFRDGVPQEHVHLDLITMQHQYPLGAVTGDNQGLYRCRSGLGSGWTQLSNLLEVTGAESLPAPLLSSEPVSWIAPGLNTTLLCRGGLRGVTFLLRRTGDDQFLEVAEAPEDVEATFSVYQAGNYSCSYRTHAAGTLSEPSATVTVEDLAALPPPTLRVNRESAKVLRPDEGVTLVCQAPLSSVNFQLRRGKEELHVTMSSTSPDRVFFQLNALALGDSGLYTCRYRLNDELTPWSADSSPVELLLSDETLPVPELSAQPATLRPAPGALVQLWCRGPRAGLRFALLREDDARCRVHSLQSPAGAEARFELRDVSLVDSANYSCVYVDTAPPFAGSAPSARVELRVDGPLPRPQLRPLWSGAVSPGHDAVLHCEGHVPEVTFELLRVGETVASTTLWVAHPSADLVLTYVGPQHAGNYSCRYRSWWPKLFLSELSNPVEVQVAGS; encoded by the exons GTTCCCGCCTCCCAAGGACAAACAGCGGTAAGAGGTCAGTGTCCAGCGCTGCTCTTGCAGTGTCACTGAGGCCTTATCACCCAGACATTCACCCGGCTGGACTGAGGCTGACCACCATGTCCATGCAGATGGCCTTCCTGCTGCTCTGGG GTTTCTCCCTGAGCCCAGCGCCACAAGCAGCTGTAG TAATCGAGACACAGCCGATCCTGTGGGCAGAGGCAGAATCGCTGCTGGAACCCTGGGCCAATGTGACACTGACATGCCGGGCCCGCCTGGGGACCACAGATTTCCAGCTGTTCAGGGATGGGGTGCCCCAGGAGCATGTGCACCTTGATTTAATCACCATGCAGCACCAGTACCCGCTAGGAGCAGTGACGGGTGACAACCAGGGCCTTTACCGCTGCCGCTCTGGCCTGGGCAGTGGATGGACCCAGCTGAGCAACCTGCTGGAGGTGACTGGGGCAG AGTCCCTGCCCGCCCCCCTGCTGTCAAGCGAGCCTGTGTCCTGGATCGCACCGGGCCTGAACACGACTCTGCTGTGCCGTGGTGGACTTCGGGGTGTGACCTTCCTGCTGAGGCGTACAGGTGATGACCAGTTTCTGGAGGTGGCTGAGGCCCCTGAGGACGTGGAGGCCACCTTCTCAGTTTACCAGGCTGGGAACTACAGCTGTAGCTACCGGACCCATGCAGCTGGcaccctctctgagcccagtGCCACTGTGACCGTGGAGGACCTGG CGGCATTGCCACCGCCCACGCTGAGAGTCAACAGAGAGTCTGCAAAAGTTTTGCGCCCTGATGAGGGAGTCACCCTGGTCTGCCAGGCGCCCCTGAGCAGCGTGAACTTCCAGCTGCGACGCGGCAAGGAGGAGCTGCACGTGACCATGAGCAGCACCAGCCCAGACCGCGTCTTCTTCCAGCTGAACGCGTTGGCCTTGGGGGACAGCGGACTCTACACCTGTCGCTACCGCCTGAACGACGAGCTCACGCCCTGGTCCGCAGACAGCTCACCAGTCGAACTCCTACTGAGCGATG AGACGCTGCCGGTGCCCGAGCTCTCGGCACAGCCAGCGACCCTGCGCCCTGCGCCCGGTGCACTGGTGCAGCTGTGGTGCCGCGGGCCCCGGGCGGGCTTGCGCTTCGCCTTGCTGCGCGAGGACGATGCGAGATGCCGGGTCCACAGTCTCCAGAGCCCCGCCGGGGCTGAGGCCCGCTTCGAGCTGCGTGACGTCTCGCTGGTGGACTCGGCCAACTACAGCTGCGTCTATGTGGACACCGCACCGCCTTTCGCGGGCTCGGCGCCCAGCGCGCGCGTGGAGCTGCGGGTGGACG GGCCCCTTCCCAGGCCGCAGCTCCGGCCCCTGTGGAGTGGGGCTGTGAGTCCGGGCCATGATGCTGTCCTGCACTGCGAGGGCCATGTGCCCGAGGTCACCTTTGAGCTGCTGCGGGTGGGTGAAACGGTGGCTTCGACCACACTCTGGGTCGCCCACCCCTCTGCGGACCTTGTGCTGACTTACGTGGGACCCCAACATGCTGGCAACTATAGCTGTCGTTACCGTTCCTGGTGGCCCAAGCTCTTTCTGTCCGAGCTCAGCAACCCGGTGGAGGTCCAGGTGGCAG GAAGTTGA
- the A1BG gene encoding alpha-1B-glycoprotein isoform X3: MYGRPQRVSGRPQRAPKMEDGTRRQGKEVASKAGRRGSCLQKEAMLPWFRTQLQCCSRLPRTNSGKRSVSSAALAVSLRPYHPDIHPAGLRLTTMSMQMAFLLLWGFSLSPAPQAAVVIETQPILWAEAESLLEPWANVTLTCRARLGTTDFQLFRDGVPQEHVHLDLITMQHQYPLGAVTGDNQGLYRCRSGLGSGWTQLSNLLEVTGAESLPAPLLSSEPVSWIAPGLNTTLLCRGGLRGVTFLLRRTGDDQFLEVAEAPEDVEATFSVYQAGNYSCSYRTHAAGTLSEPSATVTVEDLAALPPPTLRVNRESAKVLRPDEGVTLVCQAPLSSVNFQLRRGKEELHVTMSSTSPDRVFFQLNALALGDSGLYTCRYRLNDELTPWSADSSPVELLLSDETLPVPELSAQPATLRPAPGALVQLWCRGPRAGLRFALLREDDARCRVHSLQSPAGAEARFELRDVSLVDSANYSCVYVDTAPPFAGSAPSARVELRVDGPLPRPQLRPLWSGAVSPGHDAVLHCEGHVPEVTFELLRVGETVASTTLWVAHPSADLVLTYVGPQHAGNYSCRYRSWWPKLFLSELSNPVEVQVAGS, from the exons GTTCCCGCCTCCCAAGGACAAACAGCGGTAAGAGGTCAGTGTCCAGCGCTGCTCTTGCAGTGTCACTGAGGCCTTATCACCCAGACATTCACCCGGCTGGACTGAGGCTGACCACCATGTCCATGCAGATGGCCTTCCTGCTGCTCTGGG GTTTCTCCCTGAGCCCAGCGCCACAAGCAGCTGTAG TAATCGAGACACAGCCGATCCTGTGGGCAGAGGCAGAATCGCTGCTGGAACCCTGGGCCAATGTGACACTGACATGCCGGGCCCGCCTGGGGACCACAGATTTCCAGCTGTTCAGGGATGGGGTGCCCCAGGAGCATGTGCACCTTGATTTAATCACCATGCAGCACCAGTACCCGCTAGGAGCAGTGACGGGTGACAACCAGGGCCTTTACCGCTGCCGCTCTGGCCTGGGCAGTGGATGGACCCAGCTGAGCAACCTGCTGGAGGTGACTGGGGCAG AGTCCCTGCCCGCCCCCCTGCTGTCAAGCGAGCCTGTGTCCTGGATCGCACCGGGCCTGAACACGACTCTGCTGTGCCGTGGTGGACTTCGGGGTGTGACCTTCCTGCTGAGGCGTACAGGTGATGACCAGTTTCTGGAGGTGGCTGAGGCCCCTGAGGACGTGGAGGCCACCTTCTCAGTTTACCAGGCTGGGAACTACAGCTGTAGCTACCGGACCCATGCAGCTGGcaccctctctgagcccagtGCCACTGTGACCGTGGAGGACCTGG CGGCATTGCCACCGCCCACGCTGAGAGTCAACAGAGAGTCTGCAAAAGTTTTGCGCCCTGATGAGGGAGTCACCCTGGTCTGCCAGGCGCCCCTGAGCAGCGTGAACTTCCAGCTGCGACGCGGCAAGGAGGAGCTGCACGTGACCATGAGCAGCACCAGCCCAGACCGCGTCTTCTTCCAGCTGAACGCGTTGGCCTTGGGGGACAGCGGACTCTACACCTGTCGCTACCGCCTGAACGACGAGCTCACGCCCTGGTCCGCAGACAGCTCACCAGTCGAACTCCTACTGAGCGATG AGACGCTGCCGGTGCCCGAGCTCTCGGCACAGCCAGCGACCCTGCGCCCTGCGCCCGGTGCACTGGTGCAGCTGTGGTGCCGCGGGCCCCGGGCGGGCTTGCGCTTCGCCTTGCTGCGCGAGGACGATGCGAGATGCCGGGTCCACAGTCTCCAGAGCCCCGCCGGGGCTGAGGCCCGCTTCGAGCTGCGTGACGTCTCGCTGGTGGACTCGGCCAACTACAGCTGCGTCTATGTGGACACCGCACCGCCTTTCGCGGGCTCGGCGCCCAGCGCGCGCGTGGAGCTGCGGGTGGACG GGCCCCTTCCCAGGCCGCAGCTCCGGCCCCTGTGGAGTGGGGCTGTGAGTCCGGGCCATGATGCTGTCCTGCACTGCGAGGGCCATGTGCCCGAGGTCACCTTTGAGCTGCTGCGGGTGGGTGAAACGGTGGCTTCGACCACACTCTGGGTCGCCCACCCCTCTGCGGACCTTGTGCTGACTTACGTGGGACCCCAACATGCTGGCAACTATAGCTGTCGTTACCGTTCCTGGTGGCCCAAGCTCTTTCTGTCCGAGCTCAGCAACCCGGTGGAGGTCCAGGTGGCAG GAAGTTGA